One Oscillospiraceae bacterium genomic window carries:
- a CDS encoding Gfo/Idh/MocA family oxidoreductase, which produces MKKLKIGIIGTGGIAGNHIESYLKNPNVELYAFCDINEERVKARGEKYGVTAEG; this is translated from the coding sequence ATGAAAAAACTGAAAATCGGCATCATCGGCACCGGCGGAATCGCAGGCAACCACATCGAGAGCTATTTGAAAAACCCCAACGTGGAGCTGTATGCGTTCTGCGACATCAATGAAGAACGCGTGAAGGCGAGGGGCGAAAAATACGGCGTCACCGCCGAAGGC
- the coaE gene encoding dephospho-CoA kinase (Dephospho-CoA kinase (CoaE) performs the final step in coenzyme A biosynthesis.) has translation MNKIIGVTGPSGAGKGLFCAYLAEFGCTVIDCDKIAHSVTKKGSPCLAELVKAFGVEILTKDGRLNRRKLALIAFSDPIKTELLNQITHPAILKIIDNKIQKAKSTVALDAPLLVEGRLDQICDVVAVIDADEQTRIDRITARDHLTREAAVTRLKAKKPLERIEKMRYYINNGTQEQLRDFAREVFESIKISTLK, from the coding sequence GCGGGGCGGGGAAAGGGCTGTTTTGCGCTTATCTTGCCGAATTCGGCTGCACCGTGATCGACTGCGATAAAATCGCCCACTCGGTGACCAAAAAGGGCTCGCCATGCCTTGCCGAACTGGTCAAAGCGTTCGGAGTAGAAATTCTGACCAAAGACGGCCGTCTCAATCGCCGAAAACTGGCTTTAATCGCTTTTTCCGACCCGATAAAGACCGAACTGCTCAATCAAATCACCCATCCGGCGATTCTAAAAATTATTGATAATAAGATACAAAAAGCGAAAAGCACGGTCGCTCTGGACGCGCCGCTGCTTGTCGAGGGCAGATTGGATCAAATCTGCGATGTCGTGGCGGTCATCGATGCCGACGAACAGACGCGCATAGACCGCATTACAGCGCGCGACCATCTGACTCGCGAGGCCGCCGTAACCCGGTTAAAAGCCAAAAAGCCCCTTGAACGCATCGAGAAAATGCGTTATTATATCAACAACGGCACCCAAGAACAACTGCGGGACTTCGCCCGCGAAGTGTTCGAATCAATCAAGATTTCAACATTAAAATAG
- a CDS encoding aminopeptidase, producing the protein MCEPIKTESEFEKLKKALFMEPKNLGTTLGEDELKKAEAFCEDYKKFLDNGKTEREAVKAAIAIAEQSGFKPMDRSKKYKKGDRFYQNNRGKSIIFAQLGTRPLSDGVRIVAAHVDAPRLDLKPNPLYEDSEIALFKTHYYGGIRKYQWTAIPLSLHGVICKKDGTCVDVTLGEADSEPKLCITDLLPHLAKDQSTRTLSAGIAGEELNIVVGSLPIKDDKVSEKVKLSVMKLLNEKYGIIEEDFLSAELEAVPAFKASDVGLDRSLIGAYGHDDRVCAYPGLMAQLSIDKPAYTTITILADKEEIGSVGATGLNSDFLKNFLQNLADNQGVKYYDLIEHSSCLSADVNAAFDPTWASVSEKRNTCYVNRGPVMTKYTGHGGKSSSNDSSAEFCGKVRKLFNDNNIGWQIGELGKVDQGGGGTVALYVAGLEMDVVDIGVPVLSMHAPFELVAKTDVYMTFKGFAAFFGEK; encoded by the coding sequence ATGTGTGAACCTATTAAAACAGAGAGCGAATTTGAAAAATTGAAAAAAGCACTTTTCATGGAACCCAAAAACCTCGGCACCACCCTCGGCGAAGACGAACTGAAAAAGGCAGAGGCGTTCTGCGAGGATTATAAAAAGTTCCTCGACAACGGCAAAACCGAGCGCGAGGCTGTCAAAGCTGCCATCGCCATCGCCGAGCAATCCGGATTCAAACCGATGGATCGCTCTAAAAAGTACAAAAAAGGCGATAGGTTTTATCAAAATAACCGCGGTAAGTCGATCATCTTTGCTCAACTGGGGACAAGGCCGCTTTCCGATGGCGTGCGAATCGTCGCCGCCCATGTCGACGCCCCGCGCCTCGATCTCAAACCGAATCCGCTGTATGAAGACAGCGAAATCGCACTGTTCAAGACCCATTACTACGGCGGCATCCGCAAATATCAGTGGACGGCGATTCCGCTCTCTTTGCACGGCGTGATCTGCAAAAAAGACGGTACCTGCGTTGATGTCACGCTCGGCGAAGCGGACAGCGAACCCAAACTCTGCATTACCGATTTACTGCCGCATCTGGCTAAGGATCAAAGCACCCGCACCTTGTCCGCAGGTATCGCGGGCGAAGAGCTGAATATCGTGGTCGGCTCCCTTCCGATCAAAGACGACAAGGTCTCCGAAAAAGTCAAGCTCTCGGTGATGAAGCTCTTAAACGAAAAATACGGCATCATTGAAGAGGACTTTTTATCTGCCGAACTCGAGGCTGTCCCCGCGTTTAAAGCGAGCGACGTCGGTCTCGATCGTTCGCTGATCGGCGCATACGGCCACGACGACCGCGTCTGCGCCTATCCCGGTTTGATGGCGCAGCTGAGCATTGATAAGCCCGCTTATACGACCATTACAATTTTAGCCGATAAAGAAGAGATCGGCTCAGTCGGCGCAACCGGCCTGAACAGCGACTTCTTGAAAAACTTTTTGCAAAATCTCGCCGACAATCAGGGTGTGAAGTATTACGATTTGATCGAACACAGCAGCTGCCTGTCCGCCGACGTCAACGCGGCGTTCGACCCGACCTGGGCCAGCGTCAGCGAAAAGCGCAACACCTGCTATGTCAACCGCGGCCCCGTTATGACCAAATACACCGGACACGGCGGTAAGAGCAGCAGCAACGACAGCAGCGCGGAGTTCTGCGGCAAGGTCCGCAAGCTCTTCAACGACAATAACATCGGCTGGCAGATCGGCGAACTCGGTAAAGTCGACCAGGGCGGCGGCGGCACGGTCGCGCTGTATGTCGCGGGGCTCGAGATGGACGTTGTCGATATCGGCGTTCCGGTCCTTTCGATGCACGCGCCGTTTGAACTCGTCGCAAAGACCGACGTCTATATGACTTTCAAGGGCTTCGCTGCCTTCTTCGGCGAGAAATAA